A segment of the Salminus brasiliensis chromosome 1, fSalBra1.hap2, whole genome shotgun sequence genome:
TGGTTTTAACCAAAGGGCAGGTGTTATCTGGGTGCTTGTAATATTCAGCATCTGCTATGATGTCAGAGGAGCTAATTAGTGAAAAGGGGCAACTataaacacagcaaaacacaagtAAGCATCAGTCTGCTAAAACTCTTGAACCTATGTTACATGGCAACTATGTAGCctccaaaaaaacaccacattagCTTTTCGGTGACACATCCTAAACCGTCAAATGCGTTAAGAAAGCATTTATGAGAAAAGTGAAAGAGGTCAGAGTTCATGCTTATTTAGGTTAAGCTTCAGGATGAGGTGggcatgtgtttatgtgtgtgtacccGTGCACAGGCGCTGCACTGGCGTTGTGTGTTCCTGCAGGACGTTGTGCTGCCCGTAACATCGTTGTTCTTGCTTTTCGTCTCGGCTCCCCCAAGCTGACCTGaagcctgaacacacacacacacacctttagaAAGAAACAGCCATAACACATCATTTATTCACACAGTAAAATGattctctcactcttctcttctccactcAAACTCTccagacacaacacacacacacacacgcagagctCTAAAGCTCTGAATCGAGGTCACTGTgtaccccaacacacacacagaactgagGATGACTCCTCGCTCTGCTGATGCATCAGCTGGTCTTTAGACTCTCAGAGGAGCAAAGGGAACCTCAtatgttcaaacacacacatgcacacaaacacactactgACAAAAGTGTGATCCTTAAGCGTTAAATTCCTGAAGGAATCTGAAAAGGGCCGATAAGCAAGCAGCTCATGCTTAAGATACTAGAAGTATCCTGAAAAAGAAAAGGCGAGAAGTTGTTTAAATATTATCAAACTGCAAACTGGACCCATCTGTCTTCTGAAAAGAGACTGTCTCAGCGCACTGCAGAGCTAATAACAGTAGCTTTCTGTATTTTAGCCTTTTTCAGATTAAGGCCTCCTATGTGGATGATAGTGAGTCCCACTGCAGcctgttgtttattttacttACTGGACCAGAACCAGAATCTTACCAGACACCTGTCCAGGCTCTATCACTGACCTGCACATACATGAGATGAGGTGCTGTTCTATAACATTGAACTCATTAAAGTGCAACTAAACTcaaaataatgcattttttatataaagtgATGGGAGCTCCCTTACACTTATTATTAATTGttcatatacatttatattctcattacttaattaaataattgaatAAAAACAGTTTATAATACATTACTTAATCATTTAGATGGATATTTAATATACACTCTCTTCAGCTCTGTCACAATGACTAGAACACAAGGCTTTGGAGCTTGTATAAACTCTTGTAAAGGGCAAGGTATTTTCTATTGACTATGGCTGTGAGTGGCAGAGAAACTTCTTTGTGTGTCCTGGGTTCCAGATCCTGGGTttaaaagataagataagataagataacacTGTACTGATCCTAAAGGAAATTGCAGAAAGAGTATGATCTATGAGACAACAAGCTATCTAAGTGAATTGCTCGAAACCACTGCTCAGTATAGCCAGCGACTGCCTGTTCTGTGAGGTGTTCCGCTTGAGCTATGGGAACTGCCAAaatagaccccccccccacggCCATCAAAGCCGGACAACATGTTAATCGGACACTGATGACGCAGTCATACTGATAGATGCTATCCAATAGTTTCTGCTTAAGTATTACACTTATGAccttagacatggtgccaacaggtttgtGTTGATCTGCTACCGAGAGTcgtattctattgccaatacttctcttcATAcactagactgtgtgtgtgtgtgcatttgcacatatgtgtcaacaatgggtgcaacttaaagtagctaaatgcattctcTAGAACCAAAACCTTTTgcaagaaaaaaagacagattTCTATCAGCTTTAAACTGTAAACACTGCAGTGTTTCTGATTGTCCAGACCTTGTATAGTTTTATCAATTGTCTTGttagtttttgtttgtgtgtgtgtgtgtgtgtgtgtgtgtgagtgagtgagtgagtgtgtactGGTGCATGAGACACAGACCTTGTTTCTACCCTGAGGAAAGTGTGTTCTCACTGGAATATGTtattcagcacagtgtgtgtgattgtgtgtgtagcCACATATTGTGCACAGGTCAGTGCTTGGTGAGTAAGTGTGTATGAGATCAGACAGTGTGTGCGGGTTCCTTTGCCCAATCATATGTGTGGGGGGActcaatgtgtgtatgtgtccatGCTTGCATGCATGTGCCTAACAAAGCTACAGTTGGCCAGGTAAAGCCAAAACCCAGTTCCTAAGCAcctgctcaagcacacacacacacacacacacacacaccaagtggGCCAATATGCCCTGCAGGAGGATGGAGGGATGATGCGTGGGGGAAGAGTGGATTATTTCTGCTTTCTGCCCTCTCAGGCTGTGCATCCTGACAGTCCCCAAGCGAAGTTCCCGGAATTCTTATCAACAGTTGCTAAACATTTCCACACAGTTCTGAAGTTTCTGTATTCCTGCATATTTTTGACCTGAAATGTGAGCAAAATCTTCACTTACGTCCTTAAACTAGTTAAATAGAGCccaattaaacaaatgaaacaaaAGCATTATACGTTCTATTAAATGAAAATGTTATTCAATCAGTCAGAAAAGGTATGTGAATAAGGGATAATTGGGATTTTCATAGAAGAGGATTAGGTGTGAGATAAGCAGGCCCTCTCATGTTTCAAGAACATACATTTGCGTCTTCACTATTTGGTTCTGATCTTTACTGTCACACAGGTTAATGGAAGTGTGCCATGCCTAGAACAAAGGAGATTCCTGAGGAACTTAGAATAAGAGTTATTAAAGTTTACCAGACTGAAAAACAGACATTTCTAAAGGGTTTGGGCACCACTCAGTGACACCGTAGGAGTTAGGATGATTCAATCGGTCTGACAGGGACCTTAAAAATAATTGATTgtttaattgagtattttggatttgttagagttgtggggcccggTGTGATATCTTTTTATGAGGTGTAAACTCCCTGGCAGCGCCCATGCCTCCACCAATCTGAGGCACTGCGAAGCAGATGATATACAAGGGAGTAAATTCAGCACCATTGTTAACTGTCTAACGAGTGGTCGCCCATCAAAAAAACACTCAAGCAATTGCAGCAAGCAATATTATAGGAAGTCACAAAGAACCTCAGGGTAACATCTAATTCTAATTCATCTAAATCTGAATTCAGCATTAGGCAAACACTGAACAGGAATGATGCGCATGCCAGATCTGCTCTCCAGAAAGAACCCTGCTGCCCCTCTGGAGTTTGCTCAAGACCACATGGATAAGCCAGAAACCTATCCAGAAGCCTTCTGAATCCGAAATAGtactttaaatgaaaaaaaaactaacaaacactGCATTTGAACAAAAGAAGCTCATttcaactgtaaagcatggggaTGGCAGTTTCATAGTTTGGGGCTACTTTTCTGCCTTGGGATTAAGAAGGCTTGCCATCATTGGGTATTTCACTAGCAAATTCTACTGGAGAATGCCATGGTACCTGCCAGTGGAATCCAGATGaattgtgtttatgtttaatGTTTAGAGCCATACTATCTGCTCAGATTTAGTCATATGCTGCCAAAGTGATGGGGTGATGCTTCACAGTACAGatagataatgacccaaaacctACAGCGAAAGCAACCCAAGAGCATCTTAATGCAAATAAAGTGAATGTTCTTAAAAGGCTGTTAAACGCTCACCTGACCACAACCTAATTGAACAGCTTTTCgcttactgaacaccaaactgTTCCACAAAACAAGCTGCAAACAACGGCTGCTGCAGTAAAGAGCTGACAAAACATCTAGGGAGAGCATTTGGTGAAGTTCATAAGTTTCAGACTTTAGACAGCCATGGAAtgcaattataataataatttatttgtatatagtTATGTTAGTTTGtctaattacttttgagcctgtgaacaTGGAGAGACTGTGTtaaaaataatagttataatagtTCCTAAACCGTATGAATTGCATTCCTGTATTAGTTTTTTGTAAACCccttaaattaaagctgaaagtctacactttAATCACATCCTGCTTAATTTAAAATCCATTGAGGTGGTTACAGAGGCAAAACTACattttgtcactgtccaaatacttatggacctgactgtatgcTGTTACGACATGGGATGTTTCTGTAATATAGACTTGTCGCTGCTCTCACACTGCCTTCCGTAGAGAGGGTTCCACAGTCGGATGACTTCATTAGCCAAGAGGCTAAGAGGACAGCTTACTTTGGCCTATATTTTCTTGGATGATGGGCTGTTGTATTATGCAGATGTGTGATTCCGCACAACCCCTATGGCACGGCAGTGCAGTTAAATGTCTCGAGAGACAAGAAAATTAAGCTGCTCTCTTCCCTAGGCAGCGAGCCTGTACAGGAGACAAACGTGATTGTGAAGTGCCcaaaggggtgtgtgtgtatgtgttactcACAGCTCGTTGCCGTTGCTCCTCCCGTAGCCTCCTTCTGAGTCTGAAGAACTCTTTGTGTTGCCGAGAGACAAAGTTTACAGCAGCATATTCCAACAACGCAGCGAAAACAAACAGCAAACACACCGCCATCCAGATGTCTATGGCCTTCACATAGGACACCtgtaacatacacacacacacatacataaacacttTTTGTAATTGATTTTATTCACTTATTCATTTAGGAGAAATAGTCAGGTGTGCAGATCTGAAAGGGGTGTCCTGGTCAGCCATGGTAGGTATCTACCGACAGTGGTCCAAGGTGGGACAAATCAAATACTGGCGGCAGGGTTATGGGCGCCAAGGCTTATCGATAGGTAAGGTTCTACCTGGGTGGAACTGACAAAAGGGCTGCTGTGGCTCAAGTCTCAGAAACATTCAATGGAAGTTATGGCAGAAGTGCCTtaaaacacacagtgcagcacacCTGCTGCATAGCTGAACACTAGTTAAAGTGCCCATGCTAAACCCTGTCCACCGTCAAATGTCCTGTTTCCTTTGACATCACTTAGATGGTGTCCCGATTTGCAGCGGATGCACCTTTCAACTGTCAGGAGTTAAAGGATCTGTCctatcttggtgccagataccacagagcaCATTCATAGGTCTTGTAGAGTTGTACTGGTGGCACATAGATGGAGCTTTCATTAATTGTTATGTGGATTAGTTgtatagctccagtgcaaaatgaatcaaatgtctTGGCGGATTGATTACATTTCAGGCCAAGCCAAAGTGAGGGGGCTTGgtggatgtgcaaatgcaaaagAAGACATGCAAAATGTAAACAAGATTAAATAATATTACTGTAAATAGATTAGTCTGCATATACCCTAAattaccctaaacctaaccctgtttctATAAAATAAAGTCCCTCAGATCTATTCCTACATTACTTTACTCACATTTCCAGACACACTTTCTGAATGGGCTCCTGCAGCCAACAGAGGACACCCACAAATAATACACACATACTTAATTATACAGTTATTAAAGATGTGGGTACTGCACACatgcatccacacacacagattcaatGTAGGACATccactgcacacaaacacacacacacacacacacacatttcgtCATCATGTAGTGAGACGTTAACCCTAATCATACTGATGACATACTGATGTCTTATGTGGAGTGACTTAAAGATGCCAGTTCAAGGACAATGCCCTCAGAGCGGATTGAGTATTTCTAGTTGTGCTAAGGGGCGTGAAGGCAGCAGCTAACCACTAATAGCTACAATCAAAGCCATGGCTTGCTGAATTATAGCTGAGGTTTCTGAGCAATGGGCTAATACACCCCCAAAACACATTactggatggatgcatggatggaaATATGGATGAGTGAAGAAATGAAAAGACTGATGGTCAGTGATCCCTGTGGTACCACCATGGATGGATGCATTGATGGGTAAATGCATGAGTGCAGAAATTTAAAGGCAGATGGAATCATGGGTGACATAATAGACAGATGACTGTATGAGTGGACAAAAAAGTCATTGATGGATTCATCAGTGACTATGTTACCACTGTAGTATAGTGGTGGATAGACAAATGGACAGATAGATGTATGgatagataataaataaatgactggAAGATGCTCAGACTAACACCATAAAAGTGGATGGGAAGATGAATGGAAGGTATGATTGGATGAAAAATGTAATACTGAACCTTGGGCAGTGAGGCTCTGGAGCCGGAGCTCTGAGTGGTCATGGTCAGTACAGTAGTGATGCCCAGCCCCACTCGAGCTGGAGCAGCGTCCATGTTGATCCAGAAGGAGACCCAGGATAGGATAACGGTCAGCAGGCTGGGGATGTACATCTGGATCAGATAATAACCCATCTGCCTCTCCAGGTGGAACTTTACCTCTATACAGGTGAacttacctacacacacacatacactctgaAACTGTGTAGACTGAAGCTAAATAATATTCTAAACCCAAGTAGATGTTTTGGGCTGTTTAGTGTTTCCACTAGTTCAGGCAATCTGTAttatattaatacataatttTGACACATTACTACAATTTGAAATTCAACATAGATAAAAGACttaaatatttgtgtgtgtgtgtgtgtgtgtgtgtgtgtgtgtgtgtgtgtgtgtgtgtgcgtgtgtgtgtgtgcgtgtgtgtgtgtgtgtgtgcgtgtgtgtgtgtaccagtgTTGTAGTGTTTTGTACAGTATCCCAGGTCTTTTTCCTCTTTGAGAACAAACTGAGGCAGCATTAGATCATCAGCCACCTGCACAGGGCCATTATCCAGCCACTGAAATATCAGATCATTCATAGTATAACCaactgcagaaagagagagagagagagagagagagagagagagagagagagagagaatattatACACATGCATAACTTGTTCCACATAAACAATAAGTCggtgctgtcacacaaaaactttaTATCTCATGTGACATTTTGTCCTTCTCCTCTAAAGTTGCTATTCTGGAGATTTTTGTTTGTTCacatgtttttgcatgacagcaacaatatacagcAATATGATTAAATACAGAGATGAAGATACCTACCTATAGAACCtaaagtatagtatagtaactAAAGAAGTATTCAGTAAGTGTTCTAAAGTAAAGAGGTGTTTAGTATTTAGTTATtgacatatttaaataatatttaagtaattattctttactaattaaataaagtaataaagaaGTAAAGTTATTAATTATGTAGTAAGATACTTCAGCAGCAGATTAAGTAAAGAAATATTAAGATATTTAACTAAAGTAAGTATGAGAGTTACCAAAGGTCTAAAGTAACTAATTAAAGCATCACTAAAGTGTCTAAAACTAAATGAAAGTAATAACTAGACTAAACTTTAACTAAAGTAGCTAAAACCAGTAAGCaagtttactgtttactgtaacAGAAATCAGGAACAAGCATATTATATTGTGAATATTCTGAAGTttattgttttcttctttttaagtTGTAAATTTGCTTTAAGGATTGTCTGCATAACGTGAATCTGCCTTTCTTTCACAGAAATCTTCAGTCTGTGTGATTGACTGTCACTCAGCTCGGACAAATTGGGGTGTATGATCAAACCTCTGATCAGTTTTCCTCAGACCACTTTGACTTGTATTTTAGAGAGCGCTACTactttaaattaagtaaataaaatataaaattgtaATCAAATATGCAGAAGTGTCTCTGTAGATCAGGGTTTAATTATTGACCTATTTGctagatcaggtgtgttggaagcCTAtttaacactaaaacacacaggGCAGGGGGTCCTGGAAAGCACTGCTCTAGAGGATGTGACTTGTTTACACTGAAAACATAATTAATGCCATTTGACCCAGAGTGCCCTGTAGATGCAAACTACTATTGATATCAAAATACAGTGTTTGAGAGGGAAGGGGGGTCCATTAATTCAAACAAAGGGCagcaaaaaaaattaacagAGTAAAGAAAAGAATTGAAAAGGAGAAGTAAAGTCTCACAGCTCTCTAGCTGCATGGTGCAGGTCTGAATGTCCATGGGGAAATTCTTCAGATCCATGGGACAGGAGAGAATCAGAGTtaacctgagagagagaaaaagagagagagagatgcagtgagacagagagagggcaAGACAGAGAAGGAGTTGTGACATATTTACACTGCCGTGTCCTGAGAGAGGTACACACTCCGCTGTCCTGCGGGTTTGTGAGTGTTTAGCCAGGTGACAGACAGCAGGTGCTGCTGATCTGAGAATGTGTTGGAGCAGAAAAAGACAAACTCAGCtggacagcacacacacacacacacacacacacataaacatacacacacctgaacTTCCAGGCACCGAGGTACAAATCTATGGAGTTCTGAGACCTGCATGAATTTCAGATTGGATGTTTAGTTTGTGAAATATGTTCAGGTCAGACAGATCGAAGTCAGAGTAATACAAACCTCACATGATCCCTACTTATTTATAATCAATTCATTGAACGACACATAAGTTAGAATTAAACAAATCAGCAAAAATATGTTCAGGGGTCCATGTgaaaaaggtaaaaatgttttgttgttATTGCAATGCCCATCTCTGAGTAGCAGGTGATGCTGCAAGAATAATATAAGCATCTATAAAGAGTCAAATGCTATACAGGCATTACGTGGACAGTACAGCGCTAACATGAACCACCAGTGAACTGAACCATAATATAagcatatatatacacactaatgtaaagctaagtaaaagaaaaaaaaagacagtaaaGAAAGTTCATTAATCTAAATAAGGGGTCTTCCGACTGGCACAGCCATCTCGACGTCGGCTCTATCATTGGGAGATCATTAGCCTGATCCTTGGTGATGATCCTTGATTCATGACTGGGATTCCCACACGACTGGGATTTTTTTGCACGGCCacataaaaacatataaaaaaaaagaataaccaaagagagagaaaatattgAAAGTTGAAATATTGAAAaggatgttaaaaatgtaatttaaatgacAGAGTACCAATAAACCATTTTTAACATCGCCCACCAATGCCCCCACTCAGCTTAACACGACCAACACACATAACACTGTATAAAGGGGACATCCTAAGTGAATGTGGATTGGAAAGgattaaattgaggaaattTTGGGAAAATCTCTCCTCAAAAAAgaactaaaaatgaaaaaggctGATTGGTCCACAACAAACAGCTGCAATGGTCTCAGGGGTTGAAAAGGTGGTCCTAACCTGATGCTGTAGAGCACGTTTCCATTCTGGAAGATTCTCAGCAGCTTGTTGTCGGTGGTGACTTCATGGAAGTTGGCGCCCTTCTCATTGGCGAAAAATAAGTCGGGTTTCCAGATGGAGTCCAGCATGGAGGGATCCAGGTCCAGAGAGTCATCTGGATACTCCTTATAGGCCAGCCGCGGGTCGTTCCATTGCTGCCTCAGAAACACATTCAACCTGTAGTCCTACAGTAGGACACAGGATTGAAATGTTTAGAGGCTTAGATCATAGCTGCTAACCTGGATGCCATGAGCTTCTagtgcttgttagctacatcaaCCTCAGAGCTCCAGTGCAATGCTTAAAGGAGCAAATGTCAGACACAAAACATGTCTGATGAACTAAATGTGAGTtaaagggggtggggggcagaATATAGGTAAGGACACCTGTATCACTGAAATTACTGATAGAAGTAGAATAAAGGGCTCCTTAAGGGTACTTTAGTAAAGATGATAAATGCTTATTATTGGTCTGGTTAAAGGGTTTTCTGGATTGATGAAAGTggttttgtagatggttctatatagaaccttttaaaaatggttctttaaagcaccAAAAAGGTTCAACTATTGTTACAAAGAACCTTTTCTATACtatatagaatttttttttgcttagagtAAAGGGCAATTTAGGTTAAAAACAGAAATTAGTAGTGTAACTCTAAATGTATTGGTATATGGTCACAGATGAatgaacaaaatcaaaaccaaGTCTCAGAAGTTCCACCCAGAAAGCTTATGCTGTAAGCTGTTAGCAAGTTAAGCCTGGATTTGTGTGGTTTTGGGGGAATAGTAGTGGATTTACAGGTAGCGCTATGAAATTTTGATGTTTCTCCTCACCCCTAATTGAATTTTCTATGATATGGGTCTTTTAAGATCCCCTTTTTGACATTGCTTCATTTAGTCATCAAGATTTGCTTTTGCTCTGCCAGATTGACATAAATTATTCTGTATAGTATCTGGCTGCTCAGAGTCTACTGTGGCCGATCCACTCTACTTAAATATCCCTCATGCTGTTTATTTAATGGGTTCAAGTAGAGAAGCATGCTGCAGTAATTTGACCTTtggaagtgtgtttgtgtgtgtgtgtgtgtgtgtgtgtgtgtgtgtgtgtgtgtgtgtctgtgtgtgtgtgctccattATTCATAGAGGGTTTCTCTGTGCTTTATAGCATGTCTGCTGGTTGCTCTGTGGTTTAAAGGTGGACCGGCTTGGTGTAATGCACAGTGACAtatggtggtcctgtggcaATACTTAATATGGCACTTGttacaattgtgtgtgtgtgtgtgtgtgtgtgtgcgtttgtgacTATGTGTGTGCAAGTCATTATAACTTTTAAACTTTCATGTGTCTTCACAAGTACAGTAAATATTGAAATAAACTCCAGTTGCATCAGAATCTATATCCATACTTTATGATACAGATTATacagattgagatacagtacgtatacttacactatagttcagtttctgctcttttaattaagttatattgtgatacagtaccata
Coding sequences within it:
- the glra4b gene encoding glycine receptor, alpha 4b, whose product is MFTHVWKTWWIWLLLWLCGGVLRFVSGREMKSPSSKAKPMSPSDFLDKLMGKTSGYDARIRPNFKGPPVNVTCNIFINSFGSVTETTMDYRLNVFLRQQWNDPRLAYKEYPDDSLDLDPSMLDSIWKPDLFFANEKGANFHEVTTDNKLLRIFQNGNVLYSIRLTLILSCPMDLKNFPMDIQTCTMQLESFGYTMNDLIFQWLDNGPVQVADDLMLPQFVLKEEKDLGYCTKHYNTGKFTCIEVKFHLERQMGYYLIQMYIPSLLTVILSWVSFWINMDAAPARVGLGITTVLTMTTQSSGSRASLPKVSYVKAIDIWMAVCLLFVFAALLEYAAVNFVSRQHKEFFRLRRRLREEQRQRAEEQLAQQNPDFFFPGYGLDTFLSGDGPISETAAMFASLPPGHGLLEIRRRFIDRAKRIDTISRAVFPLSFLIFNVFYWLTYKVLRNEDIHAVL